One Onychostoma macrolepis isolate SWU-2019 chromosome 15, ASM1243209v1, whole genome shotgun sequence DNA segment encodes these proteins:
- the cldn8.3 gene encoding claudin-17: MMVQGKCELIALCLGIIGLIGAVAITGLPMWKVTAFIGENIIVMETRWEGLWMTCFRQANIHMQCKVYDSLLFLPPDLQAARGLTCCALALSGVGLLVSLVGLRCMSCLRDQPRAKSLIAMAAGVMQILASVCVIIPVSWMAHTIIRDFYNPLLIDAQRRELGEALYIGWVTSAFLLASGIIFLCRRVDPKPGSFHARPPTNKPILNRFQTFNSIRHQPLVQSNSLSIQQLSPSAFSYAITPSSGQHSPYSMQAMAMGSLVYSQNGQNPNYYGQNVMQYVPRNTHYPHQLSTHFKGSDGSDPYASYATGSTFHPVPQNPLFLGYNYSRVQSYCSDSSSGLRI; the protein is encoded by the coding sequence ATGATGGTTCAGGGCAAGTGTGAACTCATCGCTCTGTGTCTGGGCATCATCGGTCTGATCGGCGCGGTGGCCATCACAGGCCTTCCCATGTGGAAAGTGACAGCGTTCATCGGTGAGAACATCATCGTGATGGAGACGCGCTGGGAGGGTCTGTGGATGACGTGCTTCAGACAGGCCAACATCCACATGCAGTGCAAAGTCTACGACTCTCTGCTGTTCCTGCCGCCGGACCTGCAGGCGGCCCGCGGGTTGACGTGTTGCGCTCTGGCTCTGTCTGGAGTCGGGCTGCTCGTGTCTCTCGTAGGCCTCCGTTGCATGTCGTGTCTCAGGGATCAACCGCGGGCCAAAAGCCTCATTGCAATGGCCGCGGGGGTGATGCAGATTTTAGCGTCCGTTTGCGTGATCATCCCAGTCTCCTGGATGGCCCACACCATCATTAGAGACTTCTACAACCCTCTACTGATTGATGCTCAGCGCAGGGAACTAGGAGAGGCGCTGTATATCGGTTGGGTAACTAGTGCTTTTCTGTTGGCGTCTGGAATTATATTTCTCTGTCGTCGTGTTGATCCAAAACCAGGCTCATTTCATGCTCGTCCACCAACTAACAAACCCATTTTAAACCGCTTCCAGACCTTTAACTCTATAAGACACCAGCCTTTGGTCCAGAGCAACAGTCTTTCCATTCAACAGCTTTCGCCATCCGCGTTCAGCTACGCCATTACGCCCTCTAGTGGCCAACATTCACCCTACAGCATGCAGGCCATGGCCATGGGGTCTTTAGTGTACAGTCAGAATGGTCAGAATCCGAACTATTATGGCCAAAATGTGATGCAGTACGTACCCAGGAACACACATTACCCGCATCAGCTTTCCACGCACTTTAAAGGAAGCGACGGCAGCGATCCGTACGCTTCATACGCCACCGGATCCACGTTTCATCCTGTGCCGCAGAATCCGCTCTTCTTAGGGTACAACTACTCCAGGGTGCAGTCGTACTGCTCGGACAGTAGCTCTGGATTGCGTATATAA